The Patescibacteria group bacterium genome window below encodes:
- a CDS encoding transglutaminase-like domain-containing protein — protein sequence MFERYRSHYPQSFHVNITVALFPNDKVIAIPYPINHPQQTVMDVNFSSDGNITDHGAVIIIEHGKTARIEATISVKPFKPIFPQADLAFQSAGGADHMYLEPDQFIHSKHPAILAEVKKINLKQRPLQILEHIYNHCLDQLQYGNPVPGLYTTTEALALDSVDCGGFSTYLAAMVQACGIPVRLVSGFWAGYKHNDMHAWIEALLPDGTWWPMDPSVEWLRLRRRSAKHGGFGQLGSDRIVINIGTNHVIKYQSKDYPVGMLQLPMILTTTGDTQYLQVETTITCTRL from the coding sequence ATGTTTGAGCGTTATCGCAGCCATTATCCACAAAGTTTTCACGTAAATATAACCGTGGCATTGTTCCCAAATGATAAAGTCATTGCTATCCCCTATCCGATCAACCACCCACAGCAAACTGTCATGGATGTTAACTTTTCTAGTGATGGGAACATAACTGATCATGGTGCGGTGATTATTATTGAACACGGAAAAACAGCCCGCATTGAAGCTACAATATCTGTTAAACCATTCAAGCCAATTTTTCCACAAGCCGATTTGGCTTTTCAATCGGCCGGTGGAGCTGACCACATGTATCTCGAACCAGACCAATTTATCCACTCCAAGCATCCGGCTATTCTGGCTGAAGTTAAAAAAATAAATCTTAAACAACGACCTTTGCAAATTCTAGAACATATCTATAATCATTGTTTAGATCAACTGCAATATGGCAACCCAGTTCCTGGGCTCTATACCACCACTGAGGCCTTAGCGTTAGATTCAGTTGATTGTGGAGGCTTTAGTACATATTTAGCGGCCATGGTTCAAGCTTGTGGTATTCCAGTTCGACTAGTATCTGGGTTTTGGGCCGGCTATAAACATAATGACATGCATGCCTGGATAGAGGCCTTACTACCAGATGGCACTTGGTGGCCAATGGATCCATCCGTTGAATGGCTGCGGTTGAGACGACGGTCAGCTAAACATGGCGGATTTGGACAGTTAGGCAGTGATCGGATTGTGATCAATATTGGCACTAATCATGTTATAAAATATCAATCTAAAGACTATCCCGTAGGGATGTTGCAACTACCAATGATTCTAACTACCACGGGTGATACTCAATATTTACAAGTCGAAACAACCATAACCTGCACACGTTTATGA
- a CDS encoding peptidoglycan DD-metalloendopeptidase family protein: MKKIILLASILLCFSPFVVLANGNLVEIQAKLKEKQQAYDDLQSKIDIYEENIKSKQNEAATLNSQLEVIDQNTELTKSEIEQTTVEIDSLGLEIDSLQININDTEDKLVSNKEYMNKMIRDLYDYDQQTYLEISLSHATLSDFSTQVEYTETINTQFKDATEQLRQLKDQLKQTKQDKSEKQAAEQQKKQDLVAQQETLVGEAMYKEGLLSTVQNDESKFQQLIKDVRAEQDGYNAEISRLEKSARETYSQHSGPNNTSTTDTLPSEFDPMWPVSGTITATFHDPSYPFRAYFQHDAVDIGVPQGTPIKAADSGVVSVVRFDGSTNFAYVLIVHADNFATLYGHVSAVYVQPEEIVQKGQTIALSGAMPGTPGAGPYTTGPHLHFSVRLNGIPVDPLLYLP; encoded by the coding sequence ATGAAAAAAATTATCCTATTAGCCAGTATTTTACTGTGTTTTAGCCCATTTGTTGTATTGGCCAATGGTAATTTGGTTGAAATTCAAGCCAAATTAAAAGAAAAGCAGCAAGCTTATGATGATTTACAATCCAAAATTGATATTTATGAAGAAAACATAAAATCAAAACAAAATGAAGCCGCCACCTTGAATAGCCAGTTGGAGGTGATTGATCAAAATACCGAGCTAACTAAATCCGAGATCGAGCAAACCACTGTGGAGATTGATAGTTTGGGCTTGGAGATAGATAGTTTACAAATAAACATCAATGATACTGAGGATAAATTGGTGAGCAACAAAGAGTACATGAATAAAATGATTCGTGATTTATATGATTACGATCAACAAACCTATCTCGAAATTTCTTTATCTCATGCCACCTTATCGGATTTTTCGACGCAAGTTGAATATACCGAAACTATCAATACTCAATTTAAAGATGCGACGGAACAACTGCGTCAGCTAAAAGACCAACTCAAACAAACTAAGCAAGATAAATCTGAAAAACAAGCCGCCGAACAGCAAAAAAAACAAGATTTAGTAGCTCAACAAGAAACCTTAGTGGGGGAGGCCATGTACAAAGAAGGGCTACTGTCTACAGTACAAAATGACGAAAGTAAATTTCAACAGCTCATTAAAGATGTGCGTGCTGAACAAGATGGCTATAATGCTGAAATTTCTCGCTTAGAAAAGTCGGCGCGCGAGACCTACAGTCAACATAGTGGCCCCAATAATACTAGTACCACCGATACCTTGCCAAGTGAGTTTGATCCGATGTGGCCAGTATCTGGAACTATCACGGCGACATTTCATGACCCGAGTTATCCATTTAGAGCATACTTTCAACACGATGCCGTAGACATTGGTGTTCCTCAAGGTACGCCAATCAAAGCCGCTGATAGTGGGGTAGTGTCTGTTGTACGGTTTGATGGGTCAACTAATTTTGCTTATGTGTTAATCGTGCACGCTGATAATTTTGCTACGCTGTATGGCCATGTCAGTGCTGTTTATGTGCAGCCAGAAGAGATTGTCCAAAAAGGTCAAACCATTGCCTTAAGTGGAGCCATGCCTGGCACCCCTGGAGCAGGGCCATACACAACGGGTCCACATCTTCATTTCAGTGTCCGCCTCAACGGTATCCCAGTTGATCCGTTGTTGTATTTACCGTAA